The proteins below come from a single Isoptericola dokdonensis DS-3 genomic window:
- a CDS encoding DUF5926 family protein has protein sequence MAKSPEFVLRPFEGLPGEADWVSLREIVPSATATARTVKAHGGRDVVVATVLPGGWAALHREDGTVLLGVQGVLSSDDLSRDLAAALLAAIDAEPGTGIFPEQLEIAADAPRLQDVLDLRVSFDVTVHEGYDFWMDSGAEITEDVRAGLEEAAAAAVPTVKIDGVEAAYWCRMSREFVRWARTEDEDRVVDGIARLQARRESGLAGGKFLGMFRACGLVVPVWELPRGTEADELAEPVRDLGVRLDEAIAVTEPLDATQRRARAGIVSRQVTLR, from the coding sequence ATGGCCAAGTCCCCTGAGTTCGTGCTGCGTCCGTTCGAGGGTCTGCCCGGGGAGGCCGACTGGGTCTCGCTGCGGGAGATCGTCCCGTCCGCGACGGCGACCGCCCGGACCGTCAAGGCGCACGGGGGCCGTGACGTCGTCGTCGCGACCGTCCTGCCGGGCGGCTGGGCCGCGCTGCACCGCGAGGACGGCACCGTGCTGCTGGGCGTGCAGGGCGTGCTGTCGTCGGACGACCTGAGCCGTGACCTCGCGGCGGCGCTGCTCGCCGCGATCGACGCGGAGCCCGGCACGGGGATCTTCCCGGAGCAGCTCGAGATCGCCGCCGACGCGCCGCGCCTCCAGGACGTCCTGGACCTCAGGGTGTCGTTCGACGTGACGGTCCACGAGGGCTACGACTTCTGGATGGACTCCGGCGCCGAGATCACCGAGGACGTGCGCGCGGGCCTGGAGGAGGCTGCCGCGGCCGCGGTCCCGACGGTGAAGATCGACGGCGTCGAGGCCGCGTACTGGTGCCGCATGAGCCGCGAGTTCGTGCGCTGGGCGCGCACCGAGGACGAGGACCGCGTGGTCGACGGGATCGCGCGTCTGCAGGCGCGACGCGAGTCCGGGCTGGCCGGCGGCAAGTTCCTCGGCATGTTCCGGGCGTGCGGGCTGGTCGTGCCGGTGTGGGAGCTGCCGCGCGGCACCGAGGCCGACGAGCTGGCGGAGCCGGTCCGTGACCTGGGCGTCCGGCTGGACGAGGCGATCGCGGTGACCGAGCCGCTGGACGCCACGCAGCGACGCGCCCGGGCGGGCATCGTGTCCCGTCAGGTGACGCTGCGCTGA
- a CDS encoding glycosyltransferase family 2 protein — protein sequence MPKARTPRPPSGRDGRSLQRVAVVIPAKDESERIAATVRSARAIPHVDLVLVVDDGSEDDTQHVARDAGAVVVRHSHNRGKAAAMETGAAVVAMRDADGRPPRLLLFIDGDLGDTAVNTAPLVGPVREGLADVAIALLPAQKGAGGRGIVVGAARRAIHNLTGWSPTQPLSGMRCLTREAFEAATPLARGWGVETGMTIDLLRAGYTAVEVPCDLRHRPSANDLKGQIHRASQYRDVMVAVNARRVRRAVDAVGRAARPGSRR from the coding sequence CTGCCCAAGGCTCGCACGCCGCGTCCGCCGTCGGGGCGCGACGGCCGCAGCCTCCAGCGCGTCGCCGTCGTCATCCCCGCCAAGGACGAGTCGGAGCGCATCGCCGCGACCGTCCGCTCGGCCCGGGCGATCCCGCACGTCGACCTCGTGCTCGTCGTCGACGACGGTTCCGAGGACGACACCCAGCACGTCGCCCGGGACGCGGGCGCCGTGGTCGTGCGGCACTCCCACAACCGGGGCAAGGCCGCCGCCATGGAGACCGGCGCCGCCGTCGTCGCGATGCGGGACGCCGACGGGCGCCCGCCCCGCCTGCTGCTGTTCATCGACGGCGACCTCGGCGACACCGCCGTCAACACCGCACCCCTCGTCGGCCCGGTCCGCGAGGGCCTGGCCGACGTCGCCATCGCCCTGCTCCCCGCCCAGAAGGGTGCGGGCGGACGCGGGATCGTCGTCGGCGCCGCCCGGCGGGCGATCCACAACCTCACCGGCTGGAGCCCCACCCAGCCGCTGTCCGGCATGCGCTGCCTCACCCGGGAGGCGTTCGAGGCGGCGACGCCCCTCGCCCGCGGCTGGGGTGTGGAGACCGGCATGACGATCGACCTGCTGCGGGCCGGCTACACCGCCGTCGAGGTCCCCTGCGACCTGCGGCACCGGCCGTCCGCCAACGACCTCAAGGGGCAGATCCACCGGGCGTCGCAGTACCGCGACGTCATGGTGGCGGTCAACGCGCGCCGCGTCCGTCGTGCCGTGGACGCCGTCGGCCGGGCCGCGCGCCCCGGCAGCCGACGCTGA